One stretch of Arachis hypogaea cultivar Tifrunner chromosome 20, arahy.Tifrunner.gnm2.J5K5, whole genome shotgun sequence DNA includes these proteins:
- the LOC112784675 gene encoding agamous-like MADS-box protein AGL8 homolog: protein MGRGRVQLKRIENKINRQVTFSKRRAGLVKKANEISVLCDAEVALIIFSTKGKLFQFSSDSCMERIIERYERYSYAERQQLVANAQGPNANWTLEHAKLKARVEVLQRNQRHFMGEDLQGLSMRELQNLEQQLDSALKQIRSRKNQIMYENISLLQKKEKALNEQNNSLAKKIKGKEKATTEQTRQLELQDNYTVAPQTSENLNIRGMPQDRSDNEEHNDNEEGIQINASANILLPNWMIPPTNE, encoded by the exons ATGGGGCGAGGGAGAGTGCAGTTGAAGAGGATTGAGAACAAGATCAATCGCCAAGTTACTTTCTCTAAGAGGAGAGCTGGTTTGGTTAAGAAGGCTAACGAGATCTCCGTTCTCTGTGATGCCGAGGTTGCTCTCATCATCTTCTCTACCAAAGGGAAGCTCTTTCAGTTCTCTAGCGATTCCTG TATGGAGAGGATAATCGAAAGGTATGAAAGGTATTCATATGCGGAGAGACAGCAGCTTGTGGCGAATGCTCAGGGACCAAAT GCAAACTGGACTTTAGAACATGCAAAGCTCAAAGCAAGGGTGGAAGTCTTACAAAGGAATCAAAg gcATTTTATGGGTGAAGATCTTCAAGGCCTAAGTATGAGAGAACTTCAGAATTTAGAACAACAGCTTGATTCTGCTCTTAAACAAATTAGATCACGAAag AATCAAATCATGTATGAGAATATCTCACTGCTTCAGAAAAAG GAGAAAGCTCTAAATGAACAAAACAATTCACTAGCTAAGAAG ATCAAGGGGAAAGAAAAAGCTACCACAGAACAGACTCGTCAATTGGAGCTGCAAGATAATTATACTGTTGCACCTCAAACCTCAGAAAACTTGAATATTAG AGGAATGCCACAAGATAGAAGTgataatgaagaacataatgatAATGAAGAAGGTATCCAAATTAATGCTAGTGCTAATATCCTTCTTCCCAATTGGATGATTCCTCCTACAAATGAATAG
- the LOC112786351 gene encoding protein MAIN-LIKE 2-like: MGDNPDQLYRLDGVTHIAGVINEEPYRCIMSMRRQQGMRLDERIVLYLQIARLYHLARLNEIWFRLNEPIVSAFVERWRQEMHTFHMSFKECTITLQDVAYQLGLPIDRHHVSGCLTDFETYIEGGRLAWAWFEELLGVLLPANCIHKFAVKYSWFP; the protein is encoded by the exons ATGGGGGATAACCCGGACCAActttatcgtttggatggagtCACTCATATAGCTGGTGTCATCAATGAAGAG CCCTATCGATGTATCATGAGCATGCGACGGCAGCAGGGTATGCGCCTAGACGAGAGGATTGTTCTGTACTTGCAAATAGCCCGTTTATACCATCTTGCGAGGCTGAACGAGATTTGGTTTAGGTTGAATGAGCCAATTGTTAGTGCGTTCGTGGAGCGATGGCGTCAGGAGATGCACACGTTTCATATGTCGTTCAAAGAGTGCACGATTACACtgcaggacgtggcgtaccagtTAGGGCTGCCGATCGATAGACATCATGTCAGTGGTTGCCTGACAGATTTTGAGACGTACATTGAGGGTGGTCGCCTAGCTTGGGCGTGGTTCGAGGAGCTGTTGGGTGTATTGCTTCCTGCGAACTGCATCCACAAGTTCGCAGTGAAATACAGTTGGTTCCCGTAG